In the Arthrobacter sp. 31Y genome, one interval contains:
- a CDS encoding peptidoglycan bridge formation glycyltransferase FemA/FemB family protein produces MEFVILSDADFETFAKGHPQGSFIQSLDLTRFQRARGQEVELFGVTRGGSLIAAGKLVYTSNRVGYKTADCAKGPLMDYSDPAVVSFVVEQLKKHAASKKAAELRISPNIRYIARDEEGAEHPEVEDNRPLLKEFDRLGFKHQGFDMNFANINWMFIKQLNGIADSEALIMGMNYRTRKAIRKAEKNGVYLEQATLETLDDFYNALSTAGDEKGFTYREREYYEQLLRNTSDEFTKLMMAKINIPEYRASITERLDAESKTLADLKREVEETGSKKKANRVKVVQDLVDSYERSLKDIERFPDSVGVATVAAIHFACSGDELVCVIGGTVQDYIYFNGATSLYWGMMLHALNNGYSRYNFYGTFGIQGQDETGHGGYEFKKGFGGEVVQLVGDFAAPVNPLIFHGYRTVRKLAGAAQTILGRLPLEKLPVVGKFRRNR; encoded by the coding sequence ATGGAATTCGTGATTCTCAGTGACGCTGATTTCGAGACATTCGCCAAGGGACACCCGCAGGGCAGCTTTATCCAGTCCCTCGATCTCACACGCTTCCAGCGTGCACGGGGACAGGAAGTGGAACTCTTTGGTGTGACTCGCGGCGGCAGCCTTATTGCTGCGGGAAAGCTCGTGTACACGTCCAACCGCGTCGGGTACAAAACCGCTGACTGCGCCAAGGGACCACTGATGGACTACAGCGACCCCGCAGTGGTGAGCTTCGTCGTCGAGCAGTTGAAGAAGCATGCGGCCTCGAAGAAGGCCGCCGAACTGCGTATCTCACCCAACATCCGGTACATCGCGCGGGACGAAGAAGGCGCCGAGCACCCCGAGGTGGAGGACAACCGTCCGTTGCTGAAGGAGTTCGATCGCTTGGGCTTCAAGCACCAGGGCTTCGACATGAACTTCGCCAACATCAACTGGATGTTCATCAAGCAGCTCAACGGGATCGCTGATTCCGAAGCGCTCATCATGGGGATGAACTACCGCACCCGCAAGGCCATCCGTAAAGCCGAAAAGAACGGCGTCTACCTGGAACAGGCCACGCTGGAAACGCTGGATGACTTCTACAACGCGCTCAGCACCGCCGGAGACGAGAAGGGCTTCACGTACCGCGAACGCGAGTACTACGAGCAACTCCTGCGTAATACCTCCGATGAGTTCACCAAGCTCATGATGGCCAAGATCAACATTCCGGAGTATCGGGCCTCCATCACGGAGCGCCTGGATGCCGAATCCAAAACCCTGGCGGATCTGAAGCGCGAGGTCGAGGAGACCGGCAGTAAGAAGAAGGCCAACCGGGTCAAGGTGGTCCAGGACCTCGTGGACAGTTACGAGCGCAGCCTCAAGGACATTGAACGTTTCCCTGATTCTGTGGGCGTCGCCACCGTGGCAGCCATTCACTTTGCGTGCTCCGGAGACGAACTGGTGTGCGTCATCGGCGGTACCGTGCAGGACTACATCTACTTCAACGGTGCCACCTCCCTTTACTGGGGCATGATGCTGCACGCCTTGAACAACGGCTACTCGCGCTACAACTTCTACGGCACGTTCGGTATCCAGGGCCAGGACGAAACCGGCCACGGCGGCTACGAATTCAAGAAGGGCTTCGGCGGCGAGGTAGTGCAGTTGGTGGGCGATTTCGCAGCACCCGTGAACCCTCTCATCTTCCACGGCTACCGCACGGTCAGGAAGCTAGCAGGGGCCGCCCAGACAATTCTGGGACGATTGCCCCTTGAGAAATTGCCTGTAGTAGGAAAATTTCGGAGGAACCGCTAA
- a CDS encoding threonine/serine ThrE exporter family protein, whose translation MTERPDGSANRPHTDGLPKTQPLRPSQVRQNVNAKRMLMRLVQGDSPPTAPMNIVDRLAGSPYANPTIQVVGVDASARKTIDFALHLAEVMFRYGAGALEVETSMIAVTAALGLKNVEVDITNQSVAINYAPKDQTPITLLRVVRSWTNNYAGLAQVHQLVTDIVAGGVGRDEAVRRLNEIIRSAKPFPRWMVTIAFGIFSAVFVGVLGGGLGASAVAFCSNILISLLSRQLARWRTADFFNTMACAFLVTFIALMLRWAGVDIAPSIVVAGGILLLLPTGRLVSSVQDAINGFPVTAAGRFLSTALTFGAIVAGIGVAVVVGTLMGSAVLDVTQTFPDAYPLWIQAFLIAVAVVAIGVTEQTQMRLLVPTAAVGIVGFFVLWGVGQAGLGDRLSPAVAAVVIGLLGRVVALKLGAPQLVVAVPAALILLPGLTIFRSMYALTVEGGNILLGAGGMLNAGAIVLGVAAGIVLGDNLARPLTKGLSSNERRRVRRR comes from the coding sequence GTGACTGAACGCCCCGATGGGTCCGCCAATAGGCCCCATACCGACGGGTTGCCCAAAACCCAGCCGTTGCGGCCGTCCCAGGTCCGGCAGAACGTCAATGCCAAACGCATGCTGATGCGTCTGGTTCAAGGCGACAGCCCGCCCACCGCACCCATGAACATCGTGGACCGGTTGGCCGGAAGTCCCTATGCCAACCCCACCATTCAAGTGGTGGGTGTGGACGCTTCGGCACGCAAGACCATTGACTTCGCCCTGCATTTGGCTGAAGTCATGTTCCGTTACGGTGCAGGTGCCCTTGAGGTTGAAACCAGCATGATTGCGGTCACGGCAGCCCTTGGCCTGAAGAACGTTGAAGTGGACATCACCAACCAGTCGGTTGCCATCAACTACGCGCCGAAGGATCAGACTCCCATCACGCTGCTGCGTGTGGTGCGCTCCTGGACCAACAATTACGCTGGCCTTGCTCAGGTCCATCAGCTGGTCACGGATATCGTGGCCGGGGGAGTGGGCCGCGACGAAGCCGTGCGCAGGTTGAACGAGATCATCCGCAGTGCCAAACCGTTTCCCCGGTGGATGGTCACCATAGCGTTCGGTATTTTCTCGGCGGTATTTGTGGGCGTACTGGGTGGGGGACTGGGCGCGTCGGCGGTTGCCTTCTGCTCCAATATCCTGATCAGCCTGCTCTCACGGCAGCTGGCACGGTGGCGCACAGCGGACTTCTTCAACACCATGGCGTGCGCATTCCTGGTTACCTTTATTGCCCTCATGCTGCGATGGGCGGGTGTGGACATTGCTCCTTCAATTGTGGTTGCCGGCGGAATCCTGCTGCTGCTGCCAACGGGTCGACTTGTCTCGTCTGTTCAAGACGCCATCAACGGCTTCCCCGTGACAGCGGCGGGCCGCTTTCTTTCCACGGCGCTGACGTTCGGTGCGATCGTGGCGGGTATCGGCGTTGCCGTCGTCGTGGGAACGCTCATGGGCAGCGCCGTCCTGGACGTCACACAGACCTTCCCCGACGCCTACCCCCTGTGGATCCAGGCGTTCCTTATCGCTGTCGCGGTGGTGGCCATCGGCGTCACCGAACAGACTCAAATGCGGTTGCTGGTTCCGACGGCGGCGGTGGGCATAGTGGGCTTCTTCGTTTTGTGGGGGGTTGGCCAAGCCGGCCTCGGCGACCGGTTGTCGCCAGCTGTCGCTGCAGTGGTCATCGGCTTGTTGGGCCGTGTGGTGGCGCTCAAGCTCGGGGCACCGCAGCTTGTCGTGGCTGTTCCCGCCGCGCTGATCCTGTTGCCCGGGCTGACGATCTTCCGTTCCATGTACGCCCTTACGGTTGAAGGGGGCAACATCTTGCTCGGCGCCGGGGGCATGCTTAACGCCGGCGCCATTGTGCTGGGAGTGGCGGCGGGCATTGTGCTGGGCGACAACCTGGCCAGGCCGCTCACGAAGGGGCTGTCCAGTAATGAACGGCGCCGGGTACGCAGGCGCTAA
- a CDS encoding siderophore-interacting protein, which translates to MTALPVTSSASRKTRPQVNLTVLRNERLSPHMVRIVAGGPGFSDYANNEFVDRYVKIVFPQPGVEYELPLDLWVIRDTMPREQWPHTRTYTIRWVDLEAQELAIDFVVHGDEGLAGPWAAAAKPGDSMIFTGPGGAYNPAPDADWYLFAGDDAAIPAIAACVEALAPDARGTVFLEVDNEADILPISAPAGVELHWLLRKGVQAGSSDLLLEALRNTQWLPGRVDVFAHGERGYMKGLREIFFVQRGLERSQVSLSGYWAQGRVEEVFQAEKKLPVGQI; encoded by the coding sequence ATGACTGCACTCCCCGTCACTTCGTCCGCTTCACGCAAAACCCGTCCGCAGGTCAACCTGACCGTCCTGCGCAACGAACGCCTGTCCCCGCACATGGTGCGGATCGTGGCCGGAGGACCCGGATTCAGCGACTACGCGAACAACGAATTCGTGGACCGCTACGTCAAAATCGTCTTCCCCCAGCCAGGCGTCGAGTACGAACTCCCGCTGGATTTGTGGGTCATCCGCGACACCATGCCCCGAGAGCAGTGGCCCCACACCCGGACCTACACCATCCGCTGGGTGGACTTGGAAGCGCAGGAACTGGCCATCGACTTTGTGGTCCACGGCGACGAAGGGCTGGCCGGCCCGTGGGCTGCCGCCGCGAAGCCCGGCGACTCCATGATCTTCACGGGTCCGGGCGGGGCCTACAACCCCGCACCTGACGCGGATTGGTACTTGTTCGCAGGCGACGACGCCGCCATACCCGCCATCGCGGCCTGTGTTGAGGCTCTTGCTCCCGATGCCCGCGGCACTGTCTTCCTTGAGGTGGATAACGAGGCCGACATTCTTCCGATTTCCGCGCCCGCCGGCGTGGAGCTGCACTGGCTGCTCCGCAAGGGCGTTCAAGCGGGGTCCAGTGACCTGCTTCTTGAGGCACTGAGGAACACCCAATGGCTGCCCGGACGCGTTGATGTCTTCGCTCACGGCGAGCGGGGCTACATGAAGGGACTCCGTGAGATCTTCTTCGTGCAGCGCGGCCTGGAACGTTCACAGGTATCGCTCTCCGGATACTGGGCGCAAGGTCGCGTGGAGGAAGTCTTCCAGGCTGAGAAGAAGCTCCCCGTCGGCCAAATCTAG
- a CDS encoding uracil-DNA glycosylase: protein MTGEDALFDLEPADAAHPGFAALCELPLEELVAPDWADALRPVESQLRETLSYVSGQSSSGAQVLPAAKNLLRAFKQPLADVKVLILGQDPYPTPGHAVGLSFAVSRPTRPIPRSLANIYRELHDDLGLPPRVHGDLSAWTEQGVLLLNRVLSVEAGKAGSHRGKGWEAITTAAVTSVANRTDGVGRQSPLVAILWGKDAEGVVPLLGGAPSIVSVHPSPLSASRGFFGSKPFSRTNELLMGLGAEPVNWELPVL, encoded by the coding sequence GTGACTGGCGAGGATGCACTCTTTGATCTTGAACCTGCCGACGCGGCCCACCCGGGCTTCGCCGCGCTCTGTGAGCTGCCGCTCGAAGAGTTGGTGGCTCCCGACTGGGCCGATGCATTGCGCCCTGTGGAAAGCCAACTCCGCGAAACCCTGAGCTACGTGTCCGGCCAATCCTCCAGCGGGGCTCAGGTTCTTCCTGCGGCCAAGAACCTGCTGCGGGCCTTCAAACAGCCGCTGGCAGACGTCAAGGTCTTGATTCTCGGCCAGGACCCGTACCCCACGCCGGGCCACGCCGTCGGGCTTTCCTTCGCCGTTTCCCGCCCTACGCGCCCCATTCCTCGAAGCCTCGCCAATATCTACCGCGAACTCCACGACGACCTTGGCCTGCCACCCCGGGTGCACGGCGATCTCAGCGCCTGGACCGAACAGGGCGTACTGCTCCTGAACCGCGTCCTCAGCGTCGAAGCAGGAAAAGCCGGCTCCCACCGCGGCAAGGGGTGGGAGGCCATCACGACGGCGGCCGTCACCTCCGTCGCCAACCGCACCGACGGCGTGGGGCGCCAGAGCCCGCTGGTTGCGATCCTGTGGGGCAAGGATGCCGAGGGCGTTGTGCCTCTGCTGGGCGGCGCGCCGTCGATTGTCTCGGTCCATCCAAGTCCGCTCTCGGCGTCACGGGGCTTCTTCGGCTCGAAGCCCTTCAGCCGGACCAACGAACTTCTCATGGGCCTGGGCGCGGAGCCCGTCAATTGGGAATTGCCTGTTCTGTAA
- a CDS encoding DUF3263 domain-containing protein yields MAEPAPEPMASQATGFALEDLAAETRSDSPLSERDQQMLALERQWWKYAGAKEQAIRELFDLSATHYYQILNALIDTEDALAHDPMLVKRLRRLRTSRQRARTARRLGSDA; encoded by the coding sequence GTGGCAGAACCAGCACCGGAACCGATGGCGTCGCAGGCTACAGGTTTCGCGCTCGAGGACCTCGCGGCCGAGACCCGCAGTGACTCTCCGTTGAGCGAGCGGGACCAGCAGATGCTGGCGCTGGAACGGCAGTGGTGGAAGTATGCCGGGGCCAAGGAACAGGCTATCCGCGAGCTGTTCGACCTTTCCGCCACACACTATTATCAGATCCTGAACGCTCTGATCGATACCGAGGACGCGTTGGCCCACGATCCCATGCTCGTCAAGAGACTGCGTAGACTACGTACGTCCCGCCAGCGTGCGAGGACTGCACGTCGCCTGGGGTCCGACGCGTAA
- a CDS encoding LytR C-terminal domain-containing protein yields the protein MTKYAKDEFDQVPQNTSRQGVHRDAQETPRPTLWPVLTVGAVALVLGLVAFLILPNLGLVAPGAASNVTTPAPQQTSTAPSAAPSESSGAPSASSEPSTEPTPSESPSATPSSAPVDKTTPVAVYNGAGTAGLAGRVAGLVQGDGWALSTVGNWGGLPQQTSVIFYNAPGQKANAEALGTLLGIQTIVETPEVQQPLVVVAGPGFQ from the coding sequence ATGACCAAGTATGCCAAGGACGAATTCGATCAGGTTCCGCAGAACACGTCCCGCCAGGGCGTTCATCGAGACGCCCAAGAGACCCCGCGCCCCACTCTGTGGCCGGTCCTGACAGTTGGGGCAGTGGCCTTGGTGCTCGGACTGGTGGCCTTCCTGATCCTCCCCAACCTTGGCCTGGTAGCACCGGGCGCTGCGTCAAACGTTACGACGCCGGCACCCCAGCAGACATCGACGGCACCGTCAGCTGCACCGAGTGAATCCAGTGGCGCGCCCTCCGCTTCCAGCGAGCCCAGCACCGAGCCGACCCCGTCGGAATCTCCTTCTGCCACTCCTTCCTCGGCCCCTGTGGACAAGACCACGCCGGTGGCTGTCTACAACGGCGCTGGAACCGCAGGCTTGGCCGGCCGGGTGGCAGGTCTCGTCCAGGGTGACGGTTGGGCGTTGAGCACGGTAGGGAACTGGGGCGGACTGCCGCAGCAGACGTCCGTGATCTTCTACAACGCTCCCGGGCAAAAGGCGAACGCCGAGGCCCTGGGGACCTTGCTGGGCATTCAAACCATTGTGGAAACGCCCGAGGTTCAACAGCCCCTGGTGGTTGTGGCCGGCCCCGGCTTCCAGTAA
- a CDS encoding cold-shock protein: MALGTVKWFNAEKGYGFITVDESGDDVFVHWSAIQMDGFRALEEGQRVEFELGEGQKGPQAEGVRVA; this comes from the coding sequence ATGGCTTTGGGAACCGTCAAATGGTTCAACGCCGAAAAAGGCTACGGATTCATCACTGTGGATGAATCCGGCGACGACGTCTTTGTGCATTGGTCCGCCATCCAGATGGATGGCTTCCGCGCCCTCGAAGAAGGCCAGCGCGTTGAGTTCGAACTGGGGGAGGGCCAGAAGGGTCCGCAAGCCGAAGGCGTCCGCGTCGCATAG